The following DNA comes from Winogradskyella sp. PG-2.
GGTATTTATAATGGCTTAAATAGAGCTTCCATGGCTCAACTAATAGTAGATGTTAATGCACTGAAAATAGAAAAATAGAAAAACCTTGATTTGATTGATTGAGATTGTTTACTTGGAAAGCTTTGTGATTACTCGCAAAGCTTTTCTATTTTTATAAAAATTATTTACGATGAGAAACTTAGTGTTTTACATATTACTATTAAGCTTAAGTGCTTGTAAAGATGATTATAAAAGGTCTGCTGATGTATCAACGGTATTTATAGAACCAATTGTAAAAGATTCATTATTAAGTGTCCGAGCCATTGATTATGATAAAGAATATATTTATTATGGCAGCAGTGATCATTTTGGTAAAAGAGGATTAAATAAACAGTTTAAAATAAATATTACCGAATTAGAATTAGACAATAGTAAAGCGCACTATAAAAATGTTTTAACTTACAATGATAAGCCATTACATTTTAGAGCAATAAAAGCGATAAATGGAAATTTATTTGCCATTTCTATTGCAAATCCCACAAGATTATACAAATTACACCTTAAATCCAATAAGCCTAAACTGGTTTATGAAGAAATAAATGAAAAAGCTTTCTATGATTCCATAGATTTTTGGAATGATAAAGAAGGTATTGCTATTGGTGATCCAACAGATGATTGTATAAGTATTATTATTACTAGAGATGGAGGAGAGAGTTGGACAAAACTACTGTGTAAAGATTTACCAAAAGCTAAAGAAGGGGAAGCTGCCTTTGCAGCTAGTGATACTAATATTTGCATAGTTGGTGACCATACTTGGGTTGCTACTGGAGGCAAAACGAGTAGAGTTTTATATTCACCAGATAAAGGAAATACTTGGGAAGTTTATAGTACACCAATTATACAAGGCAAAGAGACTACAGGTATGTATTCCATAGATTTTTATGATGAAGACAATGGTTTTGCTATTGGAGGTGATTACACAAAATCTAATGATACTTTAGCTAATAAAATTAGAACTAAAGATGGTGGGAAAACTTGGGAAATTGTTGCTAATGGAAAAGGTCCTGGTTATAGAAGTTGTGTACAATACATACCTAATAGAGGAGGTGAAGAATTAGTTGCTATAGGTTTTAAAGGTATAGATTATAGTAATGATTCTGGTAATTCTTGGAAGCATCTAAGTGATGAAGGTTTTTATACAATTAGATTTTTAAATGATTCTATAGCTTACGCTGCTGGTAGAGGACAAATTAGTAAACTTATTTTTAGATAATAAAAAAGAAGCCGAAAGGCTTCTTTTTACTTAATTTTTGTTTTTTCGTTTTTCTCTAAACTCACGCAGTCGTTGTAATAGTTTTCGATTAAACTCATCTTCAGCAGCTTTTAACCTTATTATTTTTTTTGAAGAAATTACCTTTTTTAGATCTTTTACTAATTGCGTTCTAGCCTCATGGAGTTCCGTTTCAGCCTTCAAAATTTTAGATAGTAATTCATCAGCTTCAGCATCAGACATGTCTGGATTAGAGCGGATTTTCTTTTTAACGGCTTTTAAATCTTTAGATTTAATTTTGTCTTGTTTTACTTCAAAAGCATTATATATAGGCCAGAATTTTGCAGCTTCATCAGCAGTTAAACTTAATTTATCTGTAATGAAGGCTGTTTTTTGTGCTTTAATACGCTCATTCATCTTACCTCCTCTTTGGGCAAAAGCAGAGAAGCTAATTAATAAGACGAGTATGGTAATTATTTTTTTCATTTTTAGGTCTTTAATATTCTAATATAGTTTCAATATCGGAATTGTCTAAAAGATATGATTCTAAATTTTCTTCCTCATATGGAGTAGTTGCTATTGTGAAATCATCTTCTAATATATCTGCATCTAATAACAGTTGTGCCAATTCATAACTGTTTAAATCTCTATCTTCTAAATAAGTTTCAACCATTTCTGCTGAAATTGAATTCTCTTGTTTTTCAACATTAATATAGATTGAAATCATTAAGATTAAAGATGCAGCAATACCAGCGATATAATAAAACGTTTTTCTTGGGTTTAATTTTACAACCGGTTTCTCATCGAGAGTTACTTTGTTTAAAATGGTATCATCTATTGAATCAAAATAGTTTTTAGGTACTACATAACCAGATGTTTCTACACCTTTAATTAGTGCTTCTTTATTTATCTTTTCAAAGAGCTTGTCTTCAAAAGATTCAAAGTAGTCATCTGGTGTTTTGAAACCAGTTGATTTTATATTATTTAAGTTATTATTTTTCATTTTTAATTCCCTTCTAAATGAGAATTTTTTACATTATATTCTACTTATAAGACTTCAAATTACTAAAATGGTTTAATCTGAGGTTAAAATCGCTTCAATTTTTTTTACCGCAATATGATACGATGCTTTTAATGCACCTTCACTAGTATCTAAAATTTCGGCCATGTCTTTGTATTTAATATCATCGAAATATTTCATATTAAATACCATTTGTTGCTTTTGAGGTAAAGTAGCAATGGCTTTTTGTAATTTTAGTTGAATGGCATCACCTTCAAAATAAACATCTGCAGTTAATTTGTTAATTGCATTCGTTTGATGTTCTTCATTTGTAATACGAATACGTTTAGCATTTTTATTAATATGGGTAATGGATTCATTTGTTGCAATGCGGTACATCCATGAAAATAATTTACTTTCTCCTTTAAATTTATCAATACTTCGATAGACTTTTATAAACGTGTTTTGAAGCACATCATCCGCATCGTCATGGCTAATTACTATTTTTCTTATATGCCAATACAAGCGCTCCTTGTAGAGCTGTAAGAGTTCTCTAAAAGCGGCTTCTTTAGATGTAGGATCTTGTAATCGCGTTATAAATTCTGTTTCGCTATTCAAAAAAACATTTTGTCTTTAGACTTCTCAAATTACTAAAAGTTTAATTGATAAATAGCTATTAAATAGCTCTTTTGTTTACAATTTGATTATCAGTTGTTTAAAATAAATAAAATCGATTAAAAGCAAAAAAACACGATAAAAAGCAATTTTTTCTAGGTTTGTAGCCATATTTAATTTATGTTTGCTTCAGCTTAACCTATTAACTCGTTATCAGTTTCCCCAAATCTGGTAACAAAATGAAAAGGATGCGCCTAACGGTTCATCCTTTTTTATGTTTTGTGTATGTATATTATTCTATTCGAAGCTCTGCATGTCTACTAATTTTTTGTAAACACCATTTTTTGAAATGAGCTCATTATGTGTTCCTTGTTCAGCAATTTCTCCTTTTTGCATCACTACGATTAAATCTGCATTCTGAATCGTAGATAATCTGTGCGCTATAACTATAGAAGTTCTGTTTTTCATCATATTCTCCAAGGCATCTTGCACTAGACGTTCGCTTTCTGGATCTAAAGCAGAAGTCGCTTCATCCAATATCATTATTGGAGGATTATTTAATACTGCCCTCGCGATACATATACGCTGTTGTTGTCCACCAGATAATTTACCACCAGAATCACCAATATTAGTATTAATTCCTTCAGAAAGATCTTTTATAAACTCCCATGCATTAGCTATTTTGAGAGCTTCAATTATTTCTTCATCAGTTGCATCTTCTTTTCCTAAAAGAAGATTATCTTTTATGCTATCATTAAAAAGTATTGAATCTTGAGTTACTAATCCTGTTAAACTACGTAAAGAATGCTTTGTGAGCCCTTTTATATTTTCATTATCTATGGTAATAGCACCTTCGTTAACATCGTAAAAACGTGTTACTAGATTTGCAATGGTACTTTTTCCACTTCCAGATTGTCCTACTAAAGCAACACTTTTTCCTTTAGGAACAGTGAGAGAGAAATTTTTGAGTACCAAATCATCTTCATATTTAAAAGATATATTATCTAATTTAATATTAGAACTGAAATTGTCTTTAGTTTTTGCATTAGGAGAATCTTTTAGAGGTGAATCAGTATTTAAAATTTCTAATACTCGTTCCGCAGCAGCATTTCCTTTTTTAACACTATAACTTGCTTTACTTATAGCTTTAGCTGGTGTTAAAATATTGTATGCAAGTCCCATGAATGTTAAGAATTGCTCACCTTCTAAAGTTCCATCTACAAGTACCATACGACCACCAAACCATAACAAAACACCTATGACTCCTATACCTAGAAACTCACTCGTAGGTTTTGCTAAGTTAGTTCTATTGAGAAGAGAATTTGAAAAATGAAAAAAACGTTTAGTAGAACCTTGAAATTTTCTATTGAAAATAGCCTCCATATTAAAGCCTTTTATCACTTTTAATCCTCCTAAAGATTCTTCTAGTAGAGATAAAAAATAGCCTTGTTCTTTTTGAACTTTGTCAGACTTTCGTTTTAAACTTTTACCAATTAATGAAATTATAAACCCAGAAATAGGTATAAATATGAATACAAAAAGCGTAAGCTTAACACTTATGGTAAGCATAAACAGTATTGTAAAAATAATAGTTAATGGTTCTCTAAAGAGTAATTCTAAAATTGATAAAAATGAATGCTGAATTTCTAATACATCTGTACCAAGTCTTGCCATTATATCTCCTTTTCGTTTTTCAGAAAAATAGGAAAGAGGCAACTCTATAGTTTTATCATAAAGCTCATTTCTAATATCTTTTAATGTGCCATTTCTTAGAAATGTAATAAAATACATTGCTAAATAATTAAATATGTTTTTGAGGAAAAACACAGTGAGAATGAGGATAATTACAAAGGTTAAAGCTTTTGCAGCATCATTATCTGCGAGCTGACTTATATGGTAATTTAAATAATCATTGAAGTATGTCGCTGCTTCGGTGAATCCATGATATGATGGTTCTTCTGTAAGCTTGTCGGTTTCCTTGTCAAATAAAACTTTTAACAATGGCATAAGCACCATAAAAGATAATCCGGAAAATAATGCATAAAAAATATTCGCAATTATATTTAAAATAGCGTATTTCTTATATGGTATCGCAAAGCGAAGTATTTGTTTAAAATAGTTCATTTAGATTTTCATGCCCTTTAAAATGGCATCAATTCTGTTTTCCAACAACTGCTCCGTTTTAGCAAAGTCAGACACATTGTCTAGTTTTGTGTTTACACTGATATAAAATTTTATTTTAGGCTCAGTTCCACTTGGTCTCAGAGCAATTTTACTTCCATCTTCAGTATAATATATTAAGACGTTAGATTTTGGAATATCAATAGTTTTCTCAGAATTATTTTCTAAATCTTTTGAAATAGATAATTGATAATCTTCAATTTTTGTAACCTTAGAACCATTAACTTCATTTAATGGGTTTTCTCTAGCGTCAATCATCATCTGTTTTATTTCTTGCGCACCTTCAATTCCTTTTTTCGTCAATGATATAAGACGTTCTTTAAAGAAACCATGTTCTACATATAAATCAATTAAAGCCTGGTATAAGGTTTTGTCATTCGCTTTAGCTTGGGCCGCAATTTCACAAGCCAGAAGTGTTGAGGTTACAGCATCTTTATCGCGTACAAAATCACCAACCATAAATCCAAAACTTTCTTCACCTCCTCCTATAAAATCGAGTTGAGGAAAGTCTTTTATCATTTTAGCGATCCATTTAAAACCAGTTAACCCAATTTTACATTCTGTATGGTACGCCTTAGCTAAAACGGACATCATTGGAGTAGAAACTATTGTAGAGGCCACGAATTGATTACCATTAATTTTATTGCCATTTTTCCATTGTTTTAATAGAAAGTCAGTCATTAAAATCATAGTCTGATTACCATTGAGAATGACTAATTCATTTTCTAAATTACGCACTACAACACCTAAACGATCACAATCCGGGTCTGTACCAATTACAATATCACCATCTACTTTTTCGGCAAGAGCCATAGCCATCTTAAGTGCTTCTGGTTCTTCAGGATTTGGAGATACAACTGTTGGGAAATCTCCATTAGGTTCACGTTGCTCTTCAACAATATTAACATTGGTATAACCAGCACGTTTTAGGGTTTCGGGTACAGCTGTTATAGATGTTCCATGTAGTGATGTAAAGACAATATTTAAGTTTTCTCTTGCTTCTTTTGAGGTATTAAAGCTTCCATTTTTAACTGAGTTATCTATAAATACATTATCAACATCCTTTCCTATATATTGAATTAAATCTGAGTTTGCATCAAACTTAATTTCAGAATAATCTAAACGATTAATTTCTGTAATAATCTCCCCATCTTGTGGAGGGACTAATTGACCACCATCTTGCCAATATACTTTATATCCGTTATATTCTGGTGGATTGTGAGATGCTGTAAGTACGATACCACAATGACAACCTTGGTGTTTTAAAGCAAAAGATAACTCTGGTGTTGCTCTTAAATCTTCAAATAAATAAACTTGTATACCATTAGCAGAAAATACATCTGCAACAACTTTTCCAAAAGTTTGGCTATTATGTCTACAATCATAGGCAATAGCAACTTTTACCTGCTCATTTGAGAAGGATTGTTTTAAGTAATTACTTAAACCTTGAGTATTTTTGCCCAATGTGTATTTGTTAATACGGTTAGTGCCAAGACCCATAATACCTCTCATTCCACCAGTTCCAAACTCTAAATCCTTATAAAAACTTTCTTCTAAACCCTTTGGGTCAGAAGCGATTTGGTGTTTTATTTGATCTTGAGTGCTTTTGTCAAAGGCTGGAGTTAACCATGCATTTACGCGCTCCAATATTTCAGGTTTAATATAAATCATATGAATGTAGTTGTATAGTCACAAAAATAAACATTTAACATTTTGTGACGCTTTATATGAGAAAATTATTGACAGTAATTAAGACAAATTAATATTTTCCTTAATAAAATAGCGCTGCTGTTGACGTTTGGAACGTAAAATAAGTTCGCCTAAAAAACCAGCAATAAAGAATTGTGATCCAATAATCATTGTAGATAATGCAATATAAAATTGTGGACGTTCAGTAATCAATCGACCAGTTGGATTAAAAAACAACTTATCTAAACCTAGATAGAATGCAAATCCAAAACCTATTACAAACATAATTACTCCAAGTGATCCGAAGAGGTGCATTGGACGTCGTCCAAAGCGTGAAATAAATGAAATTGTGATTAGGTCTAAGAAACCATTAATAAAGCGATTCATACCAAATTTAGTTTTACCGTATTTACGTGCTTGATGTTGCACTACTTTTTCACCAATATTTATGAAACCAGCATTTTTAGCTAATACAGGAATATAACGATGCATTTCCCCATAAACATCAATGTGTTTTATAACCTGGTTTGAGTAAGCTTTTAATCCACAGTTAAAATCATTTAATTTTACACCAGAAGTTCTTCTTGCTGCCCAGTTAAATAATTTTGAAGGTAAATTTTTTGAGATTACAGAGTCGAAACGTTTCTTTTTCCACCCAGAAACAAGATCAAAATTATCTTTAGTAATCATTGTGTATAATCCAGGGATTTCTTCTGGATTATCTTGCAAATCGGCATCCATTGTAATTACAACATCACCTTCAGCTTTTGCAAAACCTGCATGTAAAGCTTGAGATTTTCCAAAGTTTTTTAAAAATCTTAAACCTTTTACATTTGGGTTAATATCAGAAAGTCCTGAGATAACTTGCCAAGAATTATCAGTACTACCATCATCAATAAACAGAATTTCATAAGAAAACTGATTGGATAGCATCACTGATACTATCCAATCGTGTAATTCTTTTAAAGAGCCTTCTTCGTTAAGTAGCGGTATAACTACTGATATATTCATATAAATGTTGTCTAATTCTTAGACTTCAAAAATAGAGAAATTTTTTAAGGTTACTATTTGTCAGTTTTTAATAATTGCACTGATTATAAGTGATATTATAAATCCAAAAACTAAACTTCCAATTATCATCATAGTGGCTATAAAGAATTCCGAGGTAGTAATATCAAGTATTTTCATACTCATTTCTAATGCTTCACCTTCCATATTTGGGTTTTGAGCCATCATTGTATCCAAAGCTTCTTCTCTTTTGCCTTCTAAAAATTCTGGTTGAATAAATCTATAGTGTATTGCAGCATAAATGGCAGAAATTAATCCACCAATTAAAGCAATTCCCATTCCTGTTTTTAAGCCATCTTTAATGCTTAATACGTTAGTATTTAGTTTTTTGTAAGTGCTAATTCCATAATAATAAATTACAATGGTTATTATTGTACTTACTACACTTAGTATCCAATTATTTTCTAAATTTAAAACGTAAAGTATTACAAGTCCAGCTATTGATAATAAAGCTGAATAAAGCCCATAATTGTATGCAATAGGCTTAATAGATGGTTTTTGATGTTCCATAATAAGATGAGTTTTTTAGTTAATTGATTAGTTAGTACTCAAAGATAGCTAATTGTTACAGTAATTAGTTAAATAAAAATTCTCAAAAAAATTGTACATTTATAAAAAATACTTAAATTTGCACCTCTAAAAAATCGAATTTATTTAAAGCATTTAGCGATGAAAGTAGGAATACATCCAGAAAATTATAGAGTAGTAGCGTTTAAAGATATGTCTAATGAAGATGTATTTTTAACAAAATCTACAGCAGATACAAGTGAAACTATTGAGGTAGATGGTGTTGAGTATCCATTAGTAAAATTAGAAATTTCTAGAACATCTCATCCATATTACACCGGTAAATCTAAATTAGTAGATACAGCTGGTCGTATTGACAAGTTCAAAAACAAATACGCTAAGTTTAAGAAATAAACTAAGCATTTATATACACACAAAGCCTTCGGATTTATATCGAAGGCTTTTTTGTTTTACACAATTAAACTACTTTTGAAACTATAATTATAGGTTTTGAGCTGTATTATACAACCTTTAAATTTTTAAACTCAATATGAATTATATACTTTTCGATGGTCCGTATCGTAATAATCTATTACCATTCACATTTACCAGGCCAGTTGCAGATATTAGAGTAGGTATTTTAACCATTCGTCAGAAATGGGAATCCTATTTAGAATATACAACGACCACAGTTACTGAAGATTATCTGGCTGATAAATTTCCTATGGTAGAAATGGAGGAGAATATTATGATTAATGGATCTTTTTTGCCAAATCTTGAAGTTGTTGAGTTTGTAAAAAATTTAAAGCATAACCAAGCTTTATTTAAAGGAGAAGATGTTATTGCTTTTTTTGCCAAAGAAGGTGAGGAAGTGATTGATTTTTCAAAGTTCAAAGCTATTGAGTTTGAAGGGGATATTTTAAGTGTACAACATACTTGGGATATTTTTTCTAAGAATGGTGAAGCTATTGTTGAAGATTTCAATTTGATAACTAAGGATAGAAAATCAGAACCGATACCTTCAACAGTAAATACAATAAATCCAGACCATATTTTTATAGAAAAAGGCGCAACGCTGAATTATGCAACACTAAATGCCAGTTCAGGACCAATATATATAGGTAGAAATGCTGAAGTTATGGAAGGTTCTATTGTAAGAGGCCCTTTAGCTCTTTGTAATAATGCAGCTTTAAAATTAGGAACTAAAGTGTATGGCCCAACTACGGTTGGTCCTCACAGTAAAATTGGTGGTGAAGTAAATAACTCAGTCATATTTGGTTTTTCTAATAAAGGCCACGATGGTTTTTTAGGAAACTCTGTCTTAGGTGAATGGTGTAACCTAGGAGCTGATACAAATAATTCTAATCTAAAGAATAACTATGCCGAA
Coding sequences within:
- a CDS encoding DUF4199 domain-containing protein — protein: MEHQKPSIKPIAYNYGLYSALLSIAGLVILYVLNLENNWILSVVSTIITIVIYYYGISTYKKLNTNVLSIKDGLKTGMGIALIGGLISAIYAAIHYRFIQPEFLEGKREEALDTMMAQNPNMEGEALEMSMKILDITTSEFFIATMMIIGSLVFGFIISLIISAIIKN
- a CDS encoding RNA polymerase sigma factor gives rise to the protein MNSETEFITRLQDPTSKEAAFRELLQLYKERLYWHIRKIVISHDDADDVLQNTFIKVYRSIDKFKGESKLFSWMYRIATNESITHINKNAKRIRITNEEHQTNAINKLTADVYFEGDAIQLKLQKAIATLPQKQQMVFNMKYFDDIKYKDMAEILDTSEGALKASYHIAVKKIEAILTSD
- a CDS encoding WD40/YVTN/BNR-like repeat-containing protein translates to MRNLVFYILLLSLSACKDDYKRSADVSTVFIEPIVKDSLLSVRAIDYDKEYIYYGSSDHFGKRGLNKQFKINITELELDNSKAHYKNVLTYNDKPLHFRAIKAINGNLFAISIANPTRLYKLHLKSNKPKLVYEEINEKAFYDSIDFWNDKEGIAIGDPTDDCISIIITRDGGESWTKLLCKDLPKAKEGEAAFAASDTNICIVGDHTWVATGGKTSRVLYSPDKGNTWEVYSTPIIQGKETTGMYSIDFYDEDNGFAIGGDYTKSNDTLANKIRTKDGGKTWEIVANGKGPGYRSCVQYIPNRGGEELVAIGFKGIDYSNDSGNSWKHLSDEGFYTIRFLNDSIAYAAGRGQISKLIFR
- a CDS encoding type B 50S ribosomal protein L31, producing MKVGIHPENYRVVAFKDMSNEDVFLTKSTADTSETIEVDGVEYPLVKLEISRTSHPYYTGKSKLVDTAGRIDKFKNKYAKFKK
- a CDS encoding glycosyltransferase family 2 protein, which encodes MNISVVIPLLNEEGSLKELHDWIVSVMLSNQFSYEILFIDDGSTDNSWQVISGLSDINPNVKGLRFLKNFGKSQALHAGFAKAEGDVVITMDADLQDNPEEIPGLYTMITKDNFDLVSGWKKKRFDSVISKNLPSKLFNWAARRTSGVKLNDFNCGLKAYSNQVIKHIDVYGEMHRYIPVLAKNAGFINIGEKVVQHQARKYGKTKFGMNRFINGFLDLITISFISRFGRRPMHLFGSLGVIMFVIGFGFAFYLGLDKLFFNPTGRLITERPQFYIALSTMIIGSQFFIAGFLGELILRSKRQQQRYFIKENINLS
- a CDS encoding GlmU family protein, yielding MNYILFDGPYRNNLLPFTFTRPVADIRVGILTIRQKWESYLEYTTTTVTEDYLADKFPMVEMEENIMINGSFLPNLEVVEFVKNLKHNQALFKGEDVIAFFAKEGEEVIDFSKFKAIEFEGDILSVQHTWDIFSKNGEAIVEDFNLITKDRKSEPIPSTVNTINPDHIFIEKGATLNYATLNASSGPIYIGRNAEVMEGSIVRGPLALCNNAALKLGTKVYGPTTVGPHSKIGGEVNNSVIFGFSNKGHDGFLGNSVLGEWCNLGADTNNSNLKNNYAEVRLWEYQTEGFARTGLQFCGLMMGDHSKCGINTMFNTGTVVGVSSNIFGSGFPRNFVPSFSWGGSKGFVTYNTNKAFEVAEVVMARRKEEFTEKDKFILEHIFEETKKYRRE
- a CDS encoding phospho-sugar mutase; amino-acid sequence: MIYIKPEILERVNAWLTPAFDKSTQDQIKHQIASDPKGLEESFYKDLEFGTGGMRGIMGLGTNRINKYTLGKNTQGLSNYLKQSFSNEQVKVAIAYDCRHNSQTFGKVVADVFSANGIQVYLFEDLRATPELSFALKHQGCHCGIVLTASHNPPEYNGYKVYWQDGGQLVPPQDGEIITEINRLDYSEIKFDANSDLIQYIGKDVDNVFIDNSVKNGSFNTSKEARENLNIVFTSLHGTSITAVPETLKRAGYTNVNIVEEQREPNGDFPTVVSPNPEEPEALKMAMALAEKVDGDIVIGTDPDCDRLGVVVRNLENELVILNGNQTMILMTDFLLKQWKNGNKINGNQFVASTIVSTPMMSVLAKAYHTECKIGLTGFKWIAKMIKDFPQLDFIGGGEESFGFMVGDFVRDKDAVTSTLLACEIAAQAKANDKTLYQALIDLYVEHGFFKERLISLTKKGIEGAQEIKQMMIDARENPLNEVNGSKVTKIEDYQLSISKDLENNSEKTIDIPKSNVLIYYTEDGSKIALRPSGTEPKIKFYISVNTKLDNVSDFAKTEQLLENRIDAILKGMKI
- a CDS encoding ABC transporter ATP-binding protein: MNYFKQILRFAIPYKKYAILNIIANIFYALFSGLSFMVLMPLLKVLFDKETDKLTEEPSYHGFTEAATYFNDYLNYHISQLADNDAAKALTFVIILILTVFFLKNIFNYLAMYFITFLRNGTLKDIRNELYDKTIELPLSYFSEKRKGDIMARLGTDVLEIQHSFLSILELLFREPLTIIFTILFMLTISVKLTLFVFIFIPISGFIISLIGKSLKRKSDKVQKEQGYFLSLLEESLGGLKVIKGFNMEAIFNRKFQGSTKRFFHFSNSLLNRTNLAKPTSEFLGIGVIGVLLWFGGRMVLVDGTLEGEQFLTFMGLAYNILTPAKAISKASYSVKKGNAAAERVLEILNTDSPLKDSPNAKTKDNFSSNIKLDNISFKYEDDLVLKNFSLTVPKGKSVALVGQSGSGKSTIANLVTRFYDVNEGAITIDNENIKGLTKHSLRSLTGLVTQDSILFNDSIKDNLLLGKEDATDEEIIEALKIANAWEFIKDLSEGINTNIGDSGGKLSGGQQQRICIARAVLNNPPIMILDEATSALDPESERLVQDALENMMKNRTSIVIAHRLSTIQNADLIVVMQKGEIAEQGTHNELISKNGVYKKLVDMQSFE